The sequence TTCTACATGCCCATGTAAATTCAGAATCAGTCAGATCTGTAGAAGGCCTTTGAGGTCCTAGGGTTTATGGTGGTCTATCAGAAACAAAACATAGTAGTATCATATGTTAATTGGAACTTTAGCCTTGAGACCTCTGCTCGGGACTATTCAATAGGTGATGAAAGAAAATACACAGAAATGACTAGCTTATAACAATACTCAAAACTATCATGTAGATTTAGAATCAGACAGATCTGTAAAAGGCAGATAATACACAAAAAAGGCACTAGGATCTACTGAGTACCCTGCCCTATCAGAAACTGAACATAATAGTATCATATAAAAACTGGGCCTAGATCTGAAGCTCATCAGAACGCAATCAATAAACTAATACAGGGGGCTTCATTCATTAATATAATCATTCCATGGAAACTGATAAATCCTAAAATAATCAGAAATAGGAAAAATGAAAATTCATAAGATAATAAAGAAACAGAACGTCGTATTATCACCATAAAATACAAGCAAATGACTAGAGAGAAATATCATTAAACAGAAACAATGCCAAATCGCATGTAATGCTCAAATCTACCATGTAAATTTAGGGTCGGCCAGATCTATAGAAGGCCCTTACTACACAGAAAGGTTCTAGGGCTCATGGGTCCCCTGTCGTATTAGAAACTAAACATAGTAGTATCATATGTTAATTGATTCTTTTGACCTCCACCTCTGCTCAGAAGGACTATAAAATAAGGGATGAAAGAAAATAAACAGAAATGACTGGCTTACCATCCATCATCATTCCTTATAATTCGATTATCAGTGGGATGCAAATTCATATCTTCCAGAGCTTTTCCTGGATAATACACCAACAACATAAGCAGAATAATATATACCATCATTCAATCGGAAAAATATAGCCAGAAATAATCAAGCCTACCTAATCCCTTATAACTGAGAAACCTCAAACACCTATTGAATTTCTCACCCTTAAGTGACACATTAAATAAATCcatatctatttttaaaaattttggagAACCCCAAAGTCTTACCTGATTTCATATACCTGCAAAACCGaacattatataaaataaaatccatatatttttttaatcttatGAGGAACTCCAAACTTCCATTCAAATTTTTATATCTAATAAATCCAAaactatatttattaaaaaaaagtttATATCTAAAAAATCAAAGATTATAACCTATTAAATGAAAACTAGTGTCTGCTCTTAATCTTTTGAAGAACCCTAAATTCCTTCTTGattctttgtattttaaaaatccaaaaattatatttattaaaaataaaatttatagctTTTTTAATCTTTTGAAGAACACCAAACTCCCACCCAAACCCATATACCTAAAATACTCagaattatttttattaatgtaaaACTCAGATCTTTTATAATCTTTTGAAGAACACCAAACTCCCACCCAAACCCATATACCTAAAATACTCagaattatttttattaatgtaaaACTCAGATCTTTTATAATCTTTTGAAGAACCCCAAATTTCCGTCTAGTTCTTTATAATCTTTTGGAAAAACCAATATTCCTGCCTAATTCCCCATATCTAAAAAACCAAAGATTGTAACCATTAAAGGAAAATTCATGTCTGCTATTAAACTTTTGAAGAATCCTAAACTCCTTCCTAATTCCCTgtattttaaaaatccaaaaattttaattaaaaacaaaatttataTCTTTTTTATCTTTTGAGGAAACCCAAACTCCCACCCaccaaaattatatttattaatgtaAAACCCAGATCTTTAATAATCTTTTGAAGAACCCAAATTTCTTTCTAGTTTCTTATACTCAAAAGACCCAAGATTAGAACTTTTAAATGAAAACCCACATCTGATCTTCATCTTTGGAGGAACCCCAATCTCCTTCTTGATTCCTTATGTTTTAAAAGCCAGAACATTATATTTATTAGAACAGAATTTATCTCTTTTTAATCTTTTGAAAAACCCCAAACTTTCACTCAAATTTCTATTCCCAAAAACCCAGAATTATAAATTAAAACAAAAccctttttttttatcttttgaaaAACTCCAAATTCTTGTTTAATTCCTCATACCTTAAAAACTCAAGAAAATTCATATCTGCTCATACTcttttgaaaaacttcaaactCCTTCCCCATTTCCTATATTTTAAACACCTAGAAAGTTATATTTATTAAGACAAGATCCTCAGACCCCTCTTGCTTCCCAGTTCCCAGACAAAAACCCCAAATTTATACTAATCAAAACAAAACCCATGTCTATTTAATCTTTTGAAAAACTGCAAAGGCCTACCTGATTCCTTAAAAATGCAAGACCTAAAAGTTATATTTATTATAACAAAACCCACGTCTTTCCTAAAGATACTGCAGACGAGGGCTAGATTatgagaaatgaaagaaaaagaaaagcccAACAGGATACTATATAAAATGATGGGTAAGTCTATGTACTTATTTCTGCAGCAGTTGTAGTGGGATCATGCACGAATGTAACCACTTTATCTTTGCCCAATTCAACCTTCTCAATCCTTGGCAGCTTTTCCTTCAGTCTCTCCACCTCTGTTTTCTGCCTGGAAAAGCTATAAATGCCATCAAGTTTGAAAAGAGTTCTCTGAGACATTGCTTTAATGCAGCTCAAAACACAATTCCTAGCCCAAAAATGCAGATAGTTGAAGCAATATGAAAGGAAAAGAATAAGTAGAAATATATATAGGATCTTCTGCATTGCTCTACTGTAGATGGAAAAGGTACAGAGAACATGGACAAGCTATGGGGAAACGCTTCCTTAAAAATAAACAAACTACTGGGCATTGTTAATTATTTAGGATTTTGGGTGCCCTAGTAATTAACAAAGCACCGGGCTGTTTAAGATTTACTGACACCAAATGTCCCAAACCATGGTAAAATCGACTTAGTTTTGCGCTATTGCCAGATCACAGAATCTGATCGCTGCCGTAGACTGCCTGGATTAAAGTAGCAATGCAAGGTGGTAAAATTCTACTAGATTTAGTAGGCTGCTTGCTGAATTGGTCTGTTAGATTTAGTATTCATGTAGTTATTTTGACGAAGCCTAAAATGTCTTTATTGGCACGAGCAGGAAACAATCACTCTCAGACGGTGCAGAATTTGCCCTAAGAAGCCACTTTTATGAATAAAAAATTCAACTTTATTAACTAATTCACTTTCAGACAGTACAAAATTTGCTCTAAGTGGCCACTTGTATGAATTAAAAATTTCAACTTTATCAAATACGAACCTTCCGAAGCCCTAGGAGTTTGTTTTTTTCAATTTGGTTGGCTGTACCAGAAAAGAATTCAAGTCTGTTTTCTCTTCTGATGAAAGTAACTGGGCTTTCTTCATAATTGTCACATCTTGTCTCACTTTATAAAGATAGTGATGGGTATGCCTAATTATAACCCACATATTCTCCCAATTTGGAGGGCTGGTCTGAATTGAGTTGGAGGAACATTTTAGCTTTAACCATCCACAATGGAGGGTTTAGATTGCCAAATTTTATATAGTCCACATTTAAATGATCATATTTGAAATCATATAAGTAGACTTATAAATTAATCAGATCTTTTTGGGTTTTAACAACATTATGGAGGGTATTATGAGGATTGGGATGGTGAAAATCGCATAAATATCTCACATTTTGCAGATTTTGATTTTAGTATATAAAGCGTTTTTGTGTGGAGATTATTCATGTCCTAACTAGGCAGGGCACAACTAATCTCCACACAAAAACGCTttccatacaaaaataaaaatctgCAAAATGTGACAGATCTTTATGCGATTTTCACCATCCCAATCTTTATACTACGCCTCCACAATGTTGTTAAAACCCAAAAGATCTGATAAAAAATTGTCGTGTTATGCAAATTTAAATTTTTGCAAGTGTGCCAGAGCTTTCTTAAAGGTTAATTTATGTTAATTTCATAAAATATACAAGTATAATTAATCTATATTAATGATAATTAGATTCATAATTTGTATTAGTTATTGAAATATTGGAATGTAAATAAAAACCAAGGTATTTAGTTTAATAATTGAGTGAATGACATAAACATTTTAACACTTAATGGtttgaaataaataatgatatCTTACTTTTGTCTCAAGAATAAAATATTCTCTTCACTTATGCAAAGACAAGTCTAGATATTAGGGACAAATTGTGATAATGGATCTATCATGTACATGCAAACATGTACTTCAAAATCTACACCTTTATTCTTCACTTTGCTTATTTTGTTTTAGCTTATACTCTTCATAATAAGTACCTTGGTAGGGCCACCGTTATTTTACAAGGGGACATGTTCTCCTATGTCATTCTATAGAAAATGCATATGAATGATCAAGAACAACACTATTTAGTAATACACGTGCTCCTAGAATGTTTGTGTAGAACTAAATTCTTTTAAGTGCATCAATTGATAGAAGTGTGCAACATAAATGATATGTGAACATATCTCTAAAATCTTGAATGTGTGAAaacgaatgcattgaatgtctttaaatataAGGACATTGCAATATATTGTAACATCTCAGAGAGGACCATCACGTAGACGTGTGTGGCCAAGAAACCATATGAATCAAAATAATAAAGCAAACGAAATATTTGTAAGTCGTAGCATTTATCAACAACCCAACCAAATGAGATTGTCATGAATTAATGAGGAATCGCACAAGTATGGTGGATGCAGTGAGAGGGAATGACATCCATGCCCATGGACAACAAAATCTTGGAACTTGCATGGAAAACAAATAGGTGCATACCATTAATGTAGGCATGGCACACCGATCTCCAAGCTaccaataaaaaaatattgaaggcTAGAAGGCTATGAAACCCTCAAGACCCCATAGCCTACACTCAGACTTGGTTTGtaagaaaatatataaataaaataacagTCAAAACAAATTAAATGAGGCAAGTAGCTACAATATGGGCCTACTAGGCAAACGTTAAGAGGAGTGTGGTGCTAGCATCAGCACCACGTAAAGGCATGGACTCCATAACCTTTACCAAAATGCCTATAGCTTTCACGATAAGGGAGGTTTCAAATAGATTACAGgggatggcaaaaaaaaaaaaaaagattacaaaATAAGGGAGGTGATGAAGGTAAAAAGAGcataaaatgggagctttggaataggaaATAGATTCACGTCCAAACACCAAGGAGGAGAGTGAGGGAATGCAAGAGAGAAGACAATAAAGATTTCCCAACAAATCTATTTTTGGGTTAATTtggcaatcatggcattccatgagatcacatttATTTTAGGCATTCTATTAATAGTACACATGCCTGATTTATGTGACCACAATTTGGGTGCAAGTCTACAAAGGCTATTGCAACAACAATATATGATGAAATTATTTTTTCGATTATATTATGATGGATATTCAAACCCCATTCCAAGATCCCATTTTGACATAGGCTGGGAGGATACTGGCAAAGAATTTGGCTTTATTCCTACCACTACATTTTCTTGAGATTTTATAAAGTTTTGCAGCAAATCCATATGATCACCAAAGAGTGATGGATTCCTTGGTCACAATAGGTGTTGGTTCTGCTCATTCTGCATGCACTGTGAATTATGTTCAGATTTGGGAGCAATAATTGTATGCATAAAATTGTGAATGTAAACTAAAGAGACTAAAAAGTTGAACTAAATAATCAACAaacacatatttcaaccacactcaagattGGGACATTAAGAAGGAAGTAAACCAAATAAACAGAATAGAAGCAATTAAACTGCAAATTCTAGATTATCCTTCAATTTGATAGTCCCCTGATTTGATGTATGATTGCTATATGATAGATACTCGATTCtgctccatgatagtgaatgcaagATGTACATTAAGCTAAAATAAGATGCAAGATGGATATGAAATGCTTAATAGATGTGCAAAATGGTGAGTGAATAATTTTGCATTATGATGTTATGAGAATAAAAGTGGATGAACAATTCTACGTTATGACCTCATGTTCCCATGCGGTTGCTTGACTCTATTTTCTGTTTAAATTTAAGCAGTTAAGAGTTCCCATGCAACTTAAAATTTGTGAAAATgggataatttagaatctttccctattttggtggagcAGCTATTATTTAGGAATTAGAAATAAGCTATGGAAGAAAAGGGGGGGTTGGAAATAAGTAGTGACTGCTTATTAATAAAAATGCCACATGGCTCCACATTTTTCTTTCCGTCTTTTTTgaagattttatttctattttttttccaaattttaagtGCATAAATTAGTATTAATGTTATTAATACAAAGTTAAGATGTTTTGCTTAAAAATAAGCAACGACGATAAATATTCATGAGACCAACTGCTCCACAAATAATTCCTAAAAGTATTGAGCAGggactgctagccaaaataagctaagcaaacGCATGAGAACATGCCCTGATAGtatggaaaatgaaagtggatgaacaaggAAAGAAGTTGGGGGGTTTAAATAGGCTAGAATGAGAAATGGAGAGGCATAAGAATGAGACATGTGTCCCTGAGAAGGGCATGTGTCATGGATGCAAATGACATGTATCCTTAAGAAGGACATGTGTCAttggaaggaatgacatgtgtccctgAAGACACATACCTATTTGGGAATGAGACATCCAAAtaggaaggttctattccaaaagagattCCAAATAGAGATATTCCCATGGtttaggatatttgggatattcccacccacccaaaaaaaaaaatgaggATATTTTCATGTGttaggatatttgggatattttcccaaattttaggaaattaggttttatcccaaaaatgaggatatttccatgatttaggatatttgggatattttcccaaattttaggaaatttcccccaaattcaaaGGCATTTGCCAAATTTTAGAAAATTTgggatattttgggaatgtgcacacagaTGATGAAGGATAAGGGATAGGGTTGACTAAAACCCTTGATTAATTAGACAGGTTAGGCTAGATGaagggttagagttaggagacatgtgggaaaATGGAGTTAATTAATTATTTCTATGAGGAAATATTAGGAGAAAAGGACAAAAGTGAGTTATATaatcaaattatgcatttgatttatttaatagaagaaaagggtCAAAATTAATATAGtgtaattaataagattaattagctggaaggagggaacactaattgtttaaataatacataattatttaattaaagttacaCTCGGGATAGCCAAAttcaattaactaaattaatcaaatttaggtgtctacattttgcccctcttcacgATGGCGTAGCAGCATAACACCAATAAGAAGATAGTAAGACACCACTAACTTGAAGAGTAGAGAGCAAGAAAATGCCTCAGGCAGACGAAAGAATAAAGGAGTGAATGCAAATGCACGTTTGAATAATATGCATGAAATGGTCATGAAGCATGAGCACCCTCGAAACTAGGTTAGCATGCAgcgagcacttattttgatttagcattgtataTATGATGTGCCAAGGTACGAGGAACCAAGGTGATTTTCACAAACAATGCATGGACTTATTTGAATAAATAGACACAAAAGGTTGGTCTAGCACCACACAGAATTATAGAGAATGTTGCGGGAAACAATGCTAGAAAAACCACAAGCAAAGAGATATGCCctagtgtaacatgagataacCAAGACCTCATGAGGGAACAACATGGGACACATCAAAaatgttgagaaaaatggtgtctcaaccttgcatttatgcgaggttactatttatagtaagttttcatttgagcacgaaatggtgtgaaactctccctgaagcttctggttggctagataagcattccagtaaagttgcgtcgcaaggtcacagctagttttgaagatattaaagttttcgtcttggaggggtgcaataaaatgtttaaacttaattttggggactttagaggctccgaaacgccctgaaaagtggccgtaatcgACGAAgcagttacgaggtgatagagcacttcgcgagctttccggcgcttcaaacggttcgtcaatcggacacccggttctcaagttatggcctccggaagtttatactcttgaaataggaaaaataatttgtatcgaatacataaatgagctgtaaaaagggagcgacacatgttgatgtgtgctttaacatgtcatagggcgtctagaagggagataaggtcggctataccttattgggtggttttagcccatggttttgtaataccgtttgacggtttcttgtattgtatctcctatttatgaggtgtgtgagatagaggttgtgggtaagagtcttatggctattgagttgcctctgaatctctgattagtggtactcctgcgaagagcttgctctgcaagtatgttgtaatttgtttttgattgctgaataaaatattgagctgcttttggagggtggggtttttctcccgaaagggttttccccacgtaaatcattgtgttgtgatatgaatgttattatatatatttctattttctataactgttgtaatgatctgaaaaagttttgcattacccttctctcaaggttagtgtaggaagttgtttccgctacttaacttccttacaagtggtatcagagcctgatcacctttggtttcaattgtgggcagttgggttttttgaactaatccagatttgagtgggagcttgtgcagaagacactttttgatcttgttgcaggaatattcagatggcgagttcatcagggagaatagaggtggagaaatttaatggaagtaattttgagatgtggaagctgaagatggaagatctgctaatagattgagatctttgggatgctattgatgcgaatgtccaaaggccctcagatcctactgcggcagctcagtatgatgttatggaccgaaaagccaagggtctaatcagactgtgcctggaagactctgttctaatcaatgtccatgaagaaaactctgcaaagaagctatggactaagcttggtgagatgtatcaagtgaaatctttattaaatcaaattttcttaagaaagaaattgtattccttgaagatggaagagggtggacgaattgcagaccacctggaagcattcaatatgttggtggctcaattagtatccgtcggtgttaagatggacgaggaggagaaatgtcagatcttgctttgttctttgcctgatttgtgggattctcttgttatggctatcggtagtacttctgttgttttgaaatctgaagacgtggtgggtgtcctactcggtgaagagatgcgaaggaaggtatccatcagttcaaaggaagccctaaccgttcgtggaagacctaaagagaaaggcaagaagaatgagaagcgcggcaagtccaaatccaaagggagatcgaaatctcctggaaagtccaaagtcatttgctggaattgcagtaaaccgggtcacatccgtaaggactgcaaagaagaaaagaagaagaagaaaaagaaaaagttcgattctgattttgagtccgacaaggaagatggcgatgcatttattgcggctttggcgactcatgcaggtaatgatgcctggctaattgactcaggtgcatcttttcatatgacttccaatagagattggttttctgaatatgaaggatttaatggaggtaaggtgtacttgggtgatgattcacctctagacattgttggtcgaggtaaagttagaatcaggttttctgatggtagaataaaaaggattaatggtgtgctgcatatccctggattaaaacgaaacctgttatctgtgagcaaactgatagatgcaggtgtgcaggtagtcttttctgaagcaggatgtaagatgattaagggtgctatggtagttgctagaggtgtcaggtttggcactttgtataagcttgaagcatacactgttgagtgtaatagcacttctgtaaaaagtaaatctgcggatacttcactggaagatttgaaggtttcaccttcagcagatggaaatggtttttgggtacctaagggtgctctttcgtctgaagcaaagttacctgcagagaagactatgttatggcactagagacttggtcacattggagaaaagggtctaaggaccttgaaaaataaaaatcttgttgaaggtttgaatgattgtaatcttgactttgatttctgtgagcattgcatttatggaaaacaaaaccgcattcagttttacttgaattctcataaaacttgtggtgttttggatcttatccattctgatgtgtttggtccagtagatgtctcttcgattggaaaatccacatattatgtttcatttattgatgattttagtagaaggacatgggtatattttctaaagagtaaatctgaagtttttagtcgttttaaagaatttaaagcaatggttgagttgtagactggaaagaaaataaaatgtttgagaactgataatggcggtgagttttgctctaatgattttgatagattctgtaaagactgtggaattaacaggcagaagacaactccgtattctccacagcagaatggagttgcagaaagaatgaataggacactgatggagaaggctaggagtatgttgagtggtgctggtctcgaacaaaagttttgggctgaagctgttgccactgcttgctacctgattaacaggtctcctacatcagctcttgttgataaaacgcctatggaagcatggtcaggtcacaagccttcattgagacatcttagagtttttggttgcgaggcatatgcacatgtgccaaaggagaagcgaacaaagttggagaacaaggctgtgaaatgtatcttcatcgggtatagttatggtgtgaaaggatacaagctttgggaccctgttgcacaaaaggtaattcacagtagaagtgttaattttagagaaattaagtctccttctattacattgcagccagaacagactaaaaaagaagatgtgattcaacttccttctacacctgaaaaagttgaatcgagacccctagataggcaagaatttgaggagagctcatctagctctgaatcttcagaagaggaggaagatccTCCAAtgcagcttgttcgaaggtctacaagacatagacaaccacctgaaaggtattcacctgatgattggagatgtatttttgctctgaatactagtgtggatgaaccgaaatctgtagaagaggcattaggtatgaatgatgcagaatcttggaagatttctatggaggaagaaatggcagctttgaaaaagaatgatacatgggatcttgtaccattgcctgaaggacgaaaacctgttggttgtaaatgggtgttcaagaaaacgattggttcagatggaagcattgaaaagtataaagcaaggttagttgcaaaaggctactctcaggttgagggtgttgattacggtgagatattttctcctgttgcaaaaatgacgtctattagatttttgctttctattgctactgcttatgatttagaggttgagcaaatggatgtgaaaactgctttccttcatggtgatttggaggaagatatttatatgacacagccggagcactatgtggtgaaaggcaaaagtaatttggtctgtaaattgaagaaatctttgtatggcctcaaacaaagtcctaggatgtggtaccagaaatttgatacatatgtgttgagtttgagatttgaacgttctaaatcagatcactatgtttattataaatcttatggtgatcatttcttattcattgcattgtatgttgatgatatgttattcattggtaaagggaaaggtatgatttcagaactgaagtctcagctcgctgctaaatttgaaatgaaagatcttggtgcagcaaagcgcattcttgggatggaaattagaagagatagggcgaacagaaagctatggctaggccagagtaagtatgtaaattcagtgttacagaggttcaacatgcagaattgtagaccattgagtgttccttttacagttggaatgaaactatctatttcagattgtcctacatccccattggagatggaagacatgagcagggtgccttaccagagtgcggttggaagcttgatgtatgctatggtctgtactagaccagacattgcccaagcagtgggagtactttctagatatatgtctaatcctggtagagttcattgggatgcagtcaaaagagtcttcagatatttgaagggtacttcagagtattctttgtgttatcatggtaattcagttggaaacatgacttcccttgatatccatggttatgtggattcagattgggcaggtgatattgatagcagaa is a genomic window of Cryptomeria japonica chromosome 7, Sugi_1.0, whole genome shotgun sequence containing:
- the LOC131041861 gene encoding uncharacterized protein LOC131041861, with product MQKILYIFLLILFLSYCFNYLHFWARNCVLSCIKAMSQRTLFKLDGIYSFSRQKTEVERLKEKLPRIEKVELGKDKVVTFVHDPTTTAAEIRKALEDMNLHPTDNRIIRNDDGWIGHLMGGATVLDMK